In Lacerta agilis isolate rLacAgi1 chromosome 8, rLacAgi1.pri, whole genome shotgun sequence, one genomic interval encodes:
- the BLVRB gene encoding flavin reductase (NADPH): protein MAAACKRIAIFGATGMTGLATLAQAVEAGYQVTVLVRDPVRLPPEPHPAQVVVGDVLNPADVDRAVKGQDAVIVILGTRNDLSPTTMMSEGTRNIVAAMKSHGIRKVVVCLSAFLMWDLDKVPAKLRPVTEDHIRMQQILKESGLDCVYVMPPHIAGDQPLTGDYTVTVDTSSGSRVISKHDLGHFFLKCLATSEYDGKNVYLSRHYPKE from the exons ATGGCCGCAGCCTGCAAAAGGATCGCCATCTTCGGCGCCACCGGCATGACTGGCCTGGCCACCCTGGCGCAAGCCGTCGAGGCTG GCTACCAGGTGACCGTGCTGGTGCGGGACCCAGTCCGGCTGCCGCCAGAGCCCCACCCGGcgcaggtggtggtgggagatgtTCTGAACCCAGCGGACGTTGACCGAGCCGTGAAGGGGCAGGATGCCGTGATCGTCATCCTGGGCACCCGCAATGACCTCA GTCCTACCACCATGATGTCTGAAGGCACCCGGAACATTGTGGCGGCCATGAAATCCCACGGCATCCGCAAGGTGGTGGTTTGTCTCTCAG CCTTCCTGATGTGGGACCTGGACAAGGTGCCGGCCAAGCTGCGCCCAGTGACAGAGGACCACATCCGGATGCAGCAGATCCTGAAGGAGTCGGGGCTGGACTGCGTCTACGTCATGCCCCCCCATATCGCAG gtgatCAGCCGCTCACAGGCGACTACACCGTGACCGTGGACACTTCCAGCGGCTCCAGAGTCATCTCCAAGCACGACCTCGGGCATTTCTTCCTCAAATGCCTGGCCACTTCCGAGTACGATGGGAAGAACGTCTACCTCTCCAGGCATTACCCCAAGGAATGA
- the LOC117051927 gene encoding uncharacterized protein LOC117051927 — MAPSSLRCQRLEQDGASARNQSRCCHIPDHKRCSFLRVAQGKYATLIKPYVRDLHKSVLLKNTILHLQDPSRGSQETGLGLAAPQGAPPWQETRQGPPAESEGTVSLPTQPTEEPPSAVDNSQARAADVGISMGALPAFSSPCQDAGQVASEDGLPDPLLDSFLCTAGEVLYFWESLQQQEVGNGPCLSLAGPRTDYDRPSESAAASPVQEAGAWAALCHEEQLRDPLFGSLEILASSYASDIPAEDFFADIDMSEFESVLWGSPSNGQPPVIGMAGQAAAENAPQAEAPPLPGQDASSRMGSLDHYMEQILRS; from the coding sequence ATGGCTCCCAGTAGCTTGAGATGCCAGCGCCTTGAGCAGGATGGGGCTTCTGCCAGGAACCAGAGCCGCTGCTGCCACATCCCAGACCACAAGCGCTGCTCTTTCCTGCGTGTGGCACAGGGGAAATACGCCACGCTGATCAAGCCCTACGTGCGAGACTTGCACAAGAGCGTCCTCCTCAAGAACACCATCCTGCACCTCCAAGACCCCAGCCGAGGGAGCCAGGAAACAGGCCTTGGGCTGGCAGCACCCCAGGGTGCCCCACCTTGGCAAGAGACAAGGCAGGGTCCCCCAGCAGAGAGCGAAGGCACAGTGTCTCTGCCCACGCAGCCAACAGAAGAGCCTCCAAGTGCCGTGGACAACAGCCAGGCGAGAGCAGCTGACGTGGGCATCAGCATGGGGGCACTGCCTGCCTTCTCCAGCCCCTGCCAAGATGCAGGACAGGTGGCCAGTGAAGACGGCCTGCCTGACCCCCTCCTGGATTCCTTCCTCTGCACTGCTGGTGAAGTCCTGTATTTTTGGGAAAGTCTGCAGCAACAGGAAGTTGGCAATGGCCCCTGCCTGTCTCTGGCTGGCCCCAGAACTGATTACGACCGGCCCTCTGAAAGTGCAGCTGCCAGCCCAGTGCAGGAGGCTGGTGCCTGGGCTGCCCTCTGCCATGAGGAGCAGCTCCGCGACCCCTTGTTTGGCAGCCTTGAGATCTTAGCCTCCAGCTACGCGAGCGACATCCCTGCAGAGGATTTCTTCGCAGACATCGACATGTCAGAGTTTGAGAGCGTCCTGTGGGGTTCGCCAAGCAACGGGCAGCCCCCAGTTATTGGCATGGCAGGCCAGGCTGCTGCTGAGAATGCCCCCCAGGCTGAAGCGCCGCCTCTTCCCGGTCAGGATGCGAGCAGCAGGATGGGGAGCCTCGACCATTACATGGAGCAAATTCTCCGCTCCTGA
- the SERTAD1 gene encoding SERTA domain-containing protein 1 — translation MLAKGTKRKRIEGDEAAPSAAPTSSLFSLSVSKLHQSLQHVEPNLRHLVLVANTLRRIQDEMQPAAGALFQQPDPPATTAGSSICRESSGDALPCALQDPGRRLPPPPPSLAPHVDELLLSSMDLSVFSTMLEDLSGLEGFGDGVHPSAAQPEGGLLCSEPERTSQPCSSAPLDPVGPSTYLLEEGLEGIFEDIDTSMYDCELWSPTSLPSFKEAFPSSEDERPGLADLDYLMDMLVEAQEL, via the coding sequence ATGCTGGCCAAGGGCACGAAGCGGAAGCGGATCGAGGGGGACGAGGCCGCCCCCTCCGCGGCCCCCACCAGCTCCCTCTTCAGCCTCTCTGTCTCCAAGCTGCACCAGAGCCTCCAGCACGTCGAGCCCAACCTGCGGCACCTGGTGCTCGTGGCAAACACCCTGCGGCGCATCCAGGATGAGATGCAGCCGGCTGCGGGGGCCCTCTTCCAGCAACCGGACCCTCCTGCAACCACCGCTGGCAGCTCCATCTGCAGGGAGAGCTCTGGGGACGCCCTACCCTGTGCCCTCCAGGACCCTGGCAGGAGGCTGCCTCCACCACCGCCCTCTCTCGCCCCCCACGTGGACGAGCTGCTCCTCTCCAGCATGGACCTCTCCGTCTTCTCCACCATGCTGGAGGACCTCAGCGGCCTGGAAGGGTTTGGGGATGGCGTGCACCCCTCCGCCGCCCAGCCCGAGGGGGGCCTGCTCTGCTCGGAGCCGGAACGGACGTCGCAACCGTGCTCCTCCGCCCCGCTGGACCCCGTGGGCCCCAGCACCTACCTGCTGGAGGAGGGCCTGGAGGGCATCTTTGAAGACATTGACACCTCCATGTATGACTGTGAGCTGTGGTCACCCACCAGCCTCCCCAGCTTCAAGGAAGCCTTTCCCAGCTCGGAAGACGAGCGGCCGGGCTTGGCGGACCTTGATTATCTCATGGACATGTTGGTGGAGGCGCAGGAGCTGtga